Part of the Kordiimonas pumila genome is shown below.
TGGCAGACTGGGGTAATAAAGACTTTGAAGATGTAAACGCCGCTATAGATTACGCCATTAAAGAAGGCTACACCGACCCCGACAAAATGGGCGTTGGCGGCTGGTCTTATGGTGGCATTCTGACCAACTATGTCATTACAAAAACGGGACGCTTTAAAGGTGCCATATCTGGTGCAAGCGAAGTTAACCATACTGCAAACTATGGCCATGATATTTATCAGGCTCTATGGGAGGCAGAGCTGGGCTTGCCGTGGGAAAACAAGGATGCATGGGAGCGCATAAACCCGTTCAACAACCTTGGGCATATTACCACACCAACCCTAGTTATGGGCGGCAAGGAAGATTGGAACGTACCAATTTTAAATTCAGAGCAGCTCTACCAAGCCCTAAAACGTATCGGCGTACCCACCCAGCTTGTCGTTTATCCCGGTGAATCGCATGGGTTCACCCGTCCAAGCTTTATAAAAGATAAATATGAGCGTTATATTGACTGGTATAACAAATATGTAAAAGGCGGGGAATAGCAGCGCCTATAGTCATTTGTGCCTGAAGAAAACTCCAAGCAGGCAAGCATCTTTTGTGAAATAAACTCCCGTGAGTTTATTTCACATTCTGCATCCAGCCGAACAAATCTTCGGCACGGCCTTCCTGAATATCAACCAGAGCAGCCCTAAGCTTGCTTGTGACCGGGCCCGGCTCTGTGCCCACCACAAACTCCTGCCCGTCAATCTCCTTAAAGGATTTAATTGGCGAGATTACAGCGGCAGTTCCACTTGAAAAAGCCTCAATCTCACGTCCCTTTTTAAGGTCTGCCACCAGCTCATTAATATCAATTGGCTGTTCCACCGTTTCGATACCTAGGTGGTTTGCCATCTGCAAAATAGACTGGCGGGTAAGGCCCGGCAGGAAGCTTTTTGTAAGCTCTGGTGTGTATAATTTCTCGTCCTTCACAATAAAAAAGTTCATGAGAGACAGTTCTTCTACATACCTATGTTCGATAGGATCCAACCATATACTGGTTGCACAACCAACCGAGCGTGCCCGCTGCACAGAAAGGAAACTTGCAGCATAATTCCCTGCCGCTTTCACGCCCCCCGTACCGCCAACCGCTGCGCGGGTGTTTTCCCGCTCTATCAGAACCGATTTCATATTCACTGAAAACGGCACAGTAGGCGCTACATGAACGGTAAAGCTGTAGCCAGCCGAAGGCGTTATTTCGAGCGAATAATCGTCACCAAATAAGGCGGGCCGAACATAAAGCGCGCTATTATGTTCACGTGGGATCAGGTCTGTATATAAATCGGCTATTTTTTTAACCGCACTTACAAACAACTCTTCTGGTACATGAGGCATGCACAAACGGTCAGCAGACCGCTGAAACCGTTTCGCGTGATCGTAGGGGCGAAAAATTTGCGGTATATCCTGCGTAACCCTGTATGCCTTCATGCCCTCAAAAATACTTTGTCCGTACTGTACAACAACAGACCCAGCCGATACCGCATGTTCTGTATCAAGCTTAATCTCAAGATCTGACCATGTACCATTGCGGTAAGTGGCCGCCGCAATGACCGGAAACAGAGCCCGTCCAAAAGTTTTATCTTCCGGCACTATAGTGTTTTTTATTGCAGCCAGAATCTCTGGTCGGATATGTGCTGTCGTCATTGTATTTCTCGTTATGCTATACATACAAACAAGCATACCCAAGTGCTTGTTAATAGCGGCTTTGTACATAGGCAGCCGTCAAATAACAAGGCATTGATACCCTATAGCCTAAAAAATAAAGGCGCCTAAAAAGACGCCTTTAAAGATTCAATATGCCAAAGCTGCTTTATTTAGCTTTTAGGCTCGCAAACTGTGCGCTGATTTGCTGAGAACGTTCCAGAACCATGTAAGAATCAAATACCTGTTCCATGGAATCAACCATCATGGTGTCATCGCTCCCCATAGCAGTTTCAGGGCCAGCAGCTGGTGCCATATCAGACAAGGCAGAACTTGAGATATCATCAAGTGTTTTTTCAAACTGGGCTTGCGCCAAGCGGAAAATACGAGATGCCTCTTCTGCACCAGCTTGCAGTTTTTCTATTTTTGCTGCATCGCTCGTCGCAGCAATTTTACCAGCATAACATTCTTGTGCTTCTGTCGCACCTTTCATGGCAGCCTTAAAAATTGTTGTGGTTTCTTCAATCTTCTGGTTATTTGAAAGAGCACTAGCACCTTCATTAACAGGTAAACCGTTCGTAAAATTCATCAGTGGTTGCAGGCACTCTGCGCCTTCATCACCAGCGAATACAGATTGGTTACCAAAAACAACAAATGCTGCACCAAGTGCAGCTACACGTACAAATTGGGTTTTCATAATCAAGTCCCCTAAATCACACCCTCTAACAACAAGAAATTTGAAGCAATTTTAATAAAAACGCAACGATTCTATCTCATCCCACATTTTACCCAGTGGTCTAGCTGTGGATATTTTCGCCTATTTTTACTAGCTTTCCAGCAAACAGACGGGATTGAAAACAATAGTAGCAAAATCAGATTTATATGCTTGTAAGCCGCAGAAAGCCTACTATGCTAAGCTGGCACAAACACATGAAAAGGTTTCAGGTTTATATGGAAAACCCCGTTTCTTACAGAGACATCCTAGACGCAGCCAGCCGTATTGAAGGCATTGCGGTTAGAACCCCTTTAATCGAGAATCTCTACCTTAATGACTTTACTGAAGGCCGAGTCTTTCTAAAACTCGAAAACCTCCAGCATGTTGGAGCCTTCAAATTTCGTGGGGCTTATAACCGCCTTTCAGCACTTGATACAACCGCCCGCCAAGCTGGTGTGGTGGCATGGTCATCAGGGAACCATGCACAGGGTGTTGCAGCAGCCGCCAAGATGCTCGGCATCGAAGCGACTATCATCATGCCCGAAGATGCCCCTTATATGAAAATTGAAAATACACGTGCATTTGGGGCCCATGTACATCTTTACAACCGTTACACTGAAAGCCGAGAAGAAATTGGTACTCACATTGCTGCTGAAAAAGGTGCAGTAATTGTACCACCCTTTGACGACCCTTATATTATTGCAGGGCAAGGTACCATTGGGCTTGAAATCATGGCGGACTTAACCGTACTGGGTATAAAGCCGGATGCTATTCTTGTGCCGTGTAGCGGCGGCGGTTTGTGCGCTGGCGTTACCATTGCCGTGAAAGAAACCAGCCCAAACACACAGATTTATACCCTTGAACCCGCAGCCTATAATGATACCGAGCAATCCCTTGCAGCAGGCCACCGTATAAAGCTTACACCTGATAGCACATCCATATGTGATGCCTTAATGGCACCCTCACCCGGCGAGCTTACCTTTCCCATTATGCATGCAAAAGGCGTCAGCGGCATTTCGGTTACAGACGATGAAGTAAAGGCCGCTATAAGATTTGCCTATCAGGCCCTTAAAATAATTATTGAGCCCGGCGGCGCAACAGGCTTAGCCGCTATACTGGCAAAAAAATGCACCACACAGAACAAAAATACTGTGCTGGTAATAAGTGGCGGGAATATTGATCCACATCAGTTCAGGGAGTGCATCCGCTAAGCACTCCCCGCCAATTTAGCCTGTTTTAGTCGTGTGCAAGCTTAATGAATGTGCCACTAGCTGTACCTGTAGGCTTGCCATCTTTAAGAACAAGCTTACCAGCAACAATAACATCCACCATACCCACAGACATTAAATCAGGGTCCACCCATGTTGAGCGATCAACAATCTCATCCGGGTTAAAGATGGCAATATCGGCCACATACCCTTCCCGGATGATACCACGCTTGCCAAGCCCCATAAAAGCAACAGGAAACGAGGTCATTTTACGAATGGCTTCTTCCATGCTCATAAGCTTCAAATCACGAGCATAATGCCCCACAACACGTGGGAAGCTACCCGTTGAGCGGGGGTGATGCATACGCAGTTCTTTACTGGCATCTGCCCATGCTCCATCACTGGAAACCATGTTCCATGGCTGCACGAGAAGCTTCTGGACATTGCTTTCTTCAACAGATCCCAAAGTCATTAAAATAGGCTGGCTTGAGTTAACAATGATACGGGCCAGCGCTTCAAACCCCGAAACAGCCCATTCAGATGCAAGCTCTGAGATATGCTTACCTACAAGCTCAGGGTTTTCGGGCGCATCCACAATACGCATCGCTGTGTATCCTACAGCGTCAACCCAGCTAAAACCGCGCCCACCTGCTTCATTAAACGCTGCAATTGAAGGCAGGTTTTCCTGCACAGCAAGTAAGGTCTTTAAAGTAGCCCTGTCCTTTGCACTGCCATATGCGTCATCTTTATTCTGAGACTCTGCAAATTGCTCTGGCAGAGCAATCATGTCCCACAAAAAACTGGTTGCAGCACCGTTATAAGGGTATTGGTCTGTCACCACATTCAATCCTTCACTGCGGGCATCCTCTACCAGTTTCAGGAATTCTGGCATCTTCGATTTGTTTGGCAACCCAACAAGCTTTGCGTGGCTTATTTTAGCACCAATACCTGCAGAACGGCCGATTTCAATTGCTTCTGTTGCTGAGCCAATTAAGTCGTGTACCGGATTTCTGATGTGCGAATCGTACGTACCGCCATACGGAGCAGCTTCTTTTGCCAGTGCAATAACTTCCGCAGTATCAGAGAACTTACCCGGATCGTACATCAAACCTGTTGAAAAGCCTATTGCGCCCTCTTCCATGCCTTCATGCACTAATGCCTTCATTTTTGCCAGTTCTTCACTGGTCGGGGCGCGCTGCTCACTACCCATAACAACACGCCGAACACCGTTATGCCCGACATAGGCAGCCACATTTGTGCCCGTTCCATATTCGGCGATATATTTTTGCAAACCTTTGATCTGTTCTGGGTTTAAAAAACCATCGTTTCCAACAATAGTAGTTGTCACCCCTTGCAACAAATAAGCTGTGTTTAAATGGTCTGCAGGGTTTATATACACACTTTCCGAATGGTTATGTGCATCAACAAACCCTGGTGAAACAACAAGCCCCTTAGCATCAACAACCTCGTCTGCATCCAGGCTTTCAGCATCCCCAACATATGTGATCAAACCATCTTTAATACCTATGGTTGCGGCAACGCCGGGCACACCAGTGCCATCAACCATTATACCGTTTTTAATGACAAGGTCGTAATCAGCCGCGAGCAATCCTGCTGTCAAATACGATACGCTTAGCGCACCACTCAGCACCTTAAGTGCTGTTTTAAGTCCCACATTCTTTTGCATTGGTATCCCCCTAAATATTACGGTAAATTCACAACAAACGTTGAAAATTCAATAAAATCGTATCAGCAATTCGTTGCATATGCAACACTTAGGGCACATGCGATTGCAATTGATATTTCAACCCAATTACGCAAGAGTAGCTTTATGAAAAATGAGACGCCTGAAAAAGACTTACTAACGCACAATATGGAACCTGCTTCGCACATCAGCTATCAGGTGACCATTGTATCAAACTTGATGGCGTTTGGCGGCACTAAAGAAAACCAAAAACGCTATGGGTTAACGCTGTGTCAGTGGCGTATTATAGGGTCTATCGCAAATGCAGGCCCTTTAACACTTGGGGAAATTGCAAAAATTATTTTCCACGACAAATCCACTTTAAGCAGAGCAGCAACTGAGCTTGAGAAAAAAGGCCTCTTAAAACGCCTTGCTAATGATCAACACAAATCCAGTCCAATTCTTGCTTTTACAAAACAGGGCAAAGCTTTTTACCGCGAAACAGAACCGCATTTTATTCGCCAAGCAGAAGAACTAACCGCAGGCCTTAACCTACAGGAAAAACAGCAGCTTTGCTTCTTGCTGGATAAACTAAAAAACCATGCGGTTAACGTACGCCGCAGCTATGAAAGCTGACACTTTACGTTTAAACTCGCTCAATAACCATCGCCGTTCCAACACCCGCACCACCAGAAACCGAAATCAGCCCTGTTGTTAAATCCCTACGCTCTAGTTCATCCAGCGCCATACCAATCAGGCTTGTACCTGTTGAGCCCATTGCGTGGCCAAGCGCTATAGCACCACCATTGACATTTACGCGGTCCATATCAAACCGCATATCACGCATAAATTTAATAACAACCGCAGCAAAAGCCTCGTTAAACTCAACCAGATCAATATCAGAGGCCACCATATCAGCACGTTTCAAGGCCAGCCCTGCTGCATCAATACCACCAGTCAGCATTAAAACCGGATCAACACTTACATTCGCCATGGAAAGAACTTTAGCCCGTGGCTTTAAGGTATGTGCCAAAACAGCATTTTGGTTTGCCAGCAAAATTGCAGAGGCGCCATCCGCCATTGCTGGGGAATTACCAATATGATGTACATGATTAATAGCATTCAGTGCTCGATAGCGCTTCAAGGCCAGATCATCATATCCTTCTTTACCAAGGTCCGCAAAAATTGGCTCAAAGGCAGCCAAACTATCAACTGTTGTATCTTCCCTAATGTTTTCATCCGCCTCAATGGTGTCACCAGATAGCGGGTCAGTTACAGGCACCATTGACTTATTAAAATACCCATCCCTGCGAGCACGGGCGGCACGCTGCTGTGATGTAGCTGCGTAGCCATCAACATCACTGCGGGATATATTCTCAAGTGTGGCTACCAAATCAGCAGCGATACCCAGTGGTATAAAAGGCGCGCGGCTCGCCACATCCGGGTCTGCATAGTATGCGCCGTTATCAGACAGCATTGGCACACGCGACATAACCTCTATTCCACCCGCGACAGAGAGGGAATCGACACCTGCCATAATTTTGGAACTTGCAAGAACCGCCGCATCAAGACCTGATGTACAATAACGGTTAATTGTCATGCCGGGCACCATAGAAGACCAGCCCCCCACTAGACATGCCGTACGGGCAATGTTACCGCCCTGATCACCAACCTGCGTTACACAGCCTAAAATAATATCATGGACAGCTTTAGTATCAAACCTATTACGTTCTTCTAGAGCCTTAAGGACTAATGCCATAAGATCAACAGGCTTAACAGCATGTAACCCACCGCCTGCACGCGCCTTACCGCGCGGCGTTCTAACTGCATCACATATAAAAACAGGCGACATGCATGAAACTCCATCCTGATCTAGACATATTTTATACGGCACGATCGCTATTCATTA
Proteins encoded:
- a CDS encoding branched-chain amino acid aminotransferase encodes the protein MTTAHIRPEILAAIKNTIVPEDKTFGRALFPVIAAATYRNGTWSDLEIKLDTEHAVSAGSVVVQYGQSIFEGMKAYRVTQDIPQIFRPYDHAKRFQRSADRLCMPHVPEELFVSAVKKIADLYTDLIPREHNSALYVRPALFGDDYSLEITPSAGYSFTVHVAPTVPFSVNMKSVLIERENTRAAVGGTGGVKAAGNYAASFLSVQRARSVGCATSIWLDPIEHRYVEELSLMNFFIVKDEKLYTPELTKSFLPGLTRQSILQMANHLGIETVEQPIDINELVADLKKGREIEAFSSGTAAVISPIKSFKEIDGQEFVVGTEPGPVTSKLRAALVDIQEGRAEDLFGWMQNVK
- a CDS encoding threonine ammonia-lyase, coding for MKRFQVYMENPVSYRDILDAASRIEGIAVRTPLIENLYLNDFTEGRVFLKLENLQHVGAFKFRGAYNRLSALDTTARQAGVVAWSSGNHAQGVAAAAKMLGIEATIIMPEDAPYMKIENTRAFGAHVHLYNRYTESREEIGTHIAAEKGAVIVPPFDDPYIIAGQGTIGLEIMADLTVLGIKPDAILVPCSGGGLCAGVTIAVKETSPNTQIYTLEPAAYNDTEQSLAAGHRIKLTPDSTSICDALMAPSPGELTFPIMHAKGVSGISVTDDEVKAAIRFAYQALKIIIEPGGATGLAAILAKKCTTQNKNTVLVISGGNIDPHQFRECIR
- a CDS encoding N-acyl-D-amino-acid deacylase family protein; protein product: MQKNVGLKTALKVLSGALSVSYLTAGLLAADYDLVIKNGIMVDGTGVPGVAATIGIKDGLITYVGDAESLDADEVVDAKGLVVSPGFVDAHNHSESVYINPADHLNTAYLLQGVTTTIVGNDGFLNPEQIKGLQKYIAEYGTGTNVAAYVGHNGVRRVVMGSEQRAPTSEELAKMKALVHEGMEEGAIGFSTGLMYDPGKFSDTAEVIALAKEAAPYGGTYDSHIRNPVHDLIGSATEAIEIGRSAGIGAKISHAKLVGLPNKSKMPEFLKLVEDARSEGLNVVTDQYPYNGAATSFLWDMIALPEQFAESQNKDDAYGSAKDRATLKTLLAVQENLPSIAAFNEAGGRGFSWVDAVGYTAMRIVDAPENPELVGKHISELASEWAVSGFEALARIIVNSSQPILMTLGSVEESNVQKLLVQPWNMVSSDGAWADASKELRMHHPRSTGSFPRVVGHYARDLKLMSMEEAIRKMTSFPVAFMGLGKRGIIREGYVADIAIFNPDEIVDRSTWVDPDLMSVGMVDVIVAGKLVLKDGKPTGTASGTFIKLAHD
- a CDS encoding MarR family winged helix-turn-helix transcriptional regulator; the encoded protein is MKNETPEKDLLTHNMEPASHISYQVTIVSNLMAFGGTKENQKRYGLTLCQWRIIGSIANAGPLTLGEIAKIIFHDKSTLSRAATELEKKGLLKRLANDQHKSSPILAFTKQGKAFYRETEPHFIRQAEELTAGLNLQEKQQLCFLLDKLKNHAVNVRRSYES
- a CDS encoding acetyl-CoA C-acyltransferase: MSPVFICDAVRTPRGKARAGGGLHAVKPVDLMALVLKALEERNRFDTKAVHDIILGCVTQVGDQGGNIARTACLVGGWSSMVPGMTINRYCTSGLDAAVLASSKIMAGVDSLSVAGGIEVMSRVPMLSDNGAYYADPDVASRAPFIPLGIAADLVATLENISRSDVDGYAATSQQRAARARRDGYFNKSMVPVTDPLSGDTIEADENIREDTTVDSLAAFEPIFADLGKEGYDDLALKRYRALNAINHVHHIGNSPAMADGASAILLANQNAVLAHTLKPRAKVLSMANVSVDPVLMLTGGIDAAGLALKRADMVASDIDLVEFNEAFAAVVIKFMRDMRFDMDRVNVNGGAIALGHAMGSTGTSLIGMALDELERRDLTTGLISVSGGAGVGTAMVIERV